The Montipora capricornis isolate CH-2021 chromosome 6, ASM3666992v2, whole genome shotgun sequence genome has a window encoding:
- the LOC138053945 gene encoding uncharacterized protein → MINDLDTNAQQWNYVDDTTTSKVVVKGGVSHVQAIANRIIEWSRENRVQLNAKSKEQRAFDPVIIEGKEVELVTSTKLLGLTIANNLTWNDHVTEITKKASKRLFSLTQLKRPGVPKQDLAMFYVSCMRSVTDYAAPVFFNGLPQYLKNELVRLEKRAISIITPGKCNLAIEVGVTPILEHCQFCGSAVVVYEGILSLSFKKVLRKLNM, encoded by the coding sequence ATGATTAACGACCTTGATACGAATGCGCAGCAATGGAATTATGTGGACGACACCACGACGTCTAAGGTAGTAGTAAAGGGCGGTGTAAGTCACGTGCAAGCAATAGCTAACAGAATAATAGAGTGGTCTCGCGAGAACAGGGTTCAACTAAATGCCAAGAGCAAAGAGCAAAGAGCCTTTGATCCGGTCATCATAGAAGGGAAGGAGGTAGAGTTAGTTACTAGTACAAAGCTACTAGGCCTTACAATAGCGAACAATCTAACATGGAACGACCATGTAACTGAGATAACCAAAAAGGCTAGCAAGAGACTCTTTTCCCTAACTCAGTTAAAAAGACCGGGAGTTCCGAAACAAGATCTAGCAATGTTCTATGTATCGTGCATGAGATCTGTTACAGATTATGCAGCACCTGTCTTTTTCAACGGTCTACCTCAGTACTTAAAGAACGAGCTGGTAAGGCTCGAGAAAAGAGCAATATCAATAATAACACCAGGAAAGTGCAACTTGGCAATAGAGGTAGGGGTAACACCCATTTTGGAGCATTGtcagttttgtggttcagcagttgttgtatatgagggcattttgtccttgagtttcaaaaaagttctcagaaaattgaacatgtaa
- the LOC138053944 gene encoding golgin subfamily A member 6-like protein 25 produces MSEEEKASGISVEELTEKELLIEELVEREDTIQARAESASKQQLKDNKTAEDIRKKSMESLKETKKGNSDEGGASPKRRKSRRAEPLVDFLREKAAADHKIRQQELRAKQQEQESQQEMMKAMMLQQQQMNTAFLIVVKKLLDN; encoded by the coding sequence ATGAGCGAGGAAGAGAAGGCAAGTGGAATTTCTGTGGAAGAGTTAACGGAGAAGGAATTACTGATCGAGGAGTTAGTGGAGAGAGAAGATACCATACAAGCAAGGGCTGAATCAGCATCGAAACAGCAACTCAAGGACAACAAGACTGCAGAAGATATCAGGAAAAAATCGATGGAGAGCCTTAAAGAGACCAAGAAAGGCAATTCAGACGAAGGTGGAGCTTCTCCAAAACGTCGTAAGTCGAGACGTGCGGAACCACTGGTCGACTTTTTGCGAGAGAAAGCAGCGGCTGACCACAAAATTAGACAACAGGAGTTACGTGCAAAACAACAGGAACAGGAAAGTCAACAGGAAATGATGAAAGCTATGATGCTTCAGCAGCAACAAATGAATACTGCATTTTTGATTGTTGTGAAAAAGCTATTAGATAATTAA
- the LOC138053943 gene encoding uncharacterized protein: MPVKPVKICSADVPRINESLKSLIMKRQKAFSTYFHNLVNRERKTCRGKYYEPKIQHLKGENPKRWWDETKRLCGLKTSHSDLASQLNIEGLSELPFKEQANAINSALLKPLGEYKLPAPLEWVPLESDLPEILRVTEQRVQRALEVLNPSKACGLDRTPNWLLKEYCDLVAYPITEILNASYTEQCLLTIWKMADVTPLPKKKPVVDIKKELRAISLTPCISKVVEEFVGDGFVKPAVMSVLDHNQCRAIVRTLGTFSKETFQDGARK; this comes from the coding sequence ATGCCTGTCAAGCCAGTCAAGATCTGCTCTGCCGACGTCCCTCGGATCAACGAGAGTTTGAAATCTCTTATTATGAAGAGACAAAAGGCGTTCAGCACATATTTTCATAACCTTGTCAACCGAGAGAGGAAAACCTGCAGAGGGAAATACTATGAGCCGAAGATCCAGCACCTAAAAGGAGAAAACCCGAAAAGGTGGTGGGATGAAACAAAACGCCTGTGCGGCCTTAAGACCTCCCACAGCGATTTGGCTAGCCAGCTTAACATCGAAGGATTATCAGAACTGCCTTTCAAAGAGCAAGCCAATGCCATCAATTCCGCTCTCCTCAAACCGCTTGGGGAGTATAAACTACCAGCTCCTCTTGAGTGGGTTCCTCTCGAGTCGGACTTACCCGAGATCTTAAGGGTAACCGAGCAGCGCGTGCAAAGAGCACTGGAAGTCCTCAATCCATCTAAGGCCTGCGGACTGGACAGAACACCCAACTGGCTGCTGAAAGAATACTGTGATTTGGTGGCCTATCCCATCACAGAAATTCTGAATGCCTCCTACACCGAACAGTGTCTTCTTACCATCTGGAAAATGGCTGATGTGACCCCCCTACCCAAAAAGAAACCAGTGGTTGACATCAAAAAGGAATTGAGAGCGATATCCCTGACGCCCTGTATTTCTAAAGTGGTGGAGGAGTTCGTCGGGGATGGTTTCGTGAAACCTGCGGTCATGAGCGTCCTTGATCACAACCAGTGCAGAGCCATCGTAAGAACGTTAGGGACCTTTAGCAAAGAGACTTTTCAGGATGGCGCCCGGAAGTGA